Genomic window (Synechococcus sp. LA31):
TCGGCCAGGCTTTCGTAGTACTTCATCTCCTCCGGCGGAAGCTTGATGCGCTCCTGGAAGGCGATCGCTACGTTGTAGTCGCCGGCATCCATGGCCTTGGCCACTCGGCTGTTGGCACCATCGGCGCCAATGATCAGATCCACTTCCAGGGTTTGACTGGTGCCGGTGGCCTCACCTTCGCTGTAGTCGGAGTAGGTGAGGGTGTAAGGACCCTGGCGGTTGGCGCCGGTGTCAATTTTGGTCACCAGACCATTCACCAAATGGGCGCCGAGATCGGCTGCGCGATTGCGCATGAAGGCATCCATCACCTCACGCCGGCACATGCCGATGTATTCGTCGGCGTTCTCGAGATTGATGTCCACCTCTCGGTTGGAGGGGGAAATCATCTTCATGTTGCGCACCTTGCGGTCGATGATCGACTCAGGCAGGTCGAACTCTTCCACCATGCACAGGGGAATGGCGCCACCGCAGGGCTTGGCGTTATCCAGCTTGCGCTCAAAGATCCAAGTTTGGATGCCGGCCTTGGCCAACACTTCCGCAGCACAGGATCCGCTCGGGCCGCCGCCCACCACCGCGACTCGCAACATCTTGAAACCCGCTCCGCCAGAAGGATGTTGGGCCGAAGCTAACACCGTTGCACCGGCAGCTGCTGACCTGCACTGGCCATCGCCTTACCATCGGTCCAACCCGACGCCTTGGGAGTCGTTGCTTGCCCAGCGCCAGTCGGCTGCCCACAGCACCACGCAACACCCGGCGCTCTGGCGCTGATGACATCCCGCTCGCCCAGCGCACCATCTCGCCGGCGCTCAAACGAAAGCCTCGTTGGCGCCTTGCTTTCACGGCGGCTGGATCTGTTGCTTTAGCAAGCGCAGCGCTTGTTGTGGTCTTCCCTCAGCCTTTGCGACGCCTCTTGGCGCCGCCGCCTGTGAAGGGGCTGTCGGCCCGGGTTGGCATGGATGGCCGCCTGCTGGGCCACTTTCCTTATCGCGAGGCCCAAACGGCTGCTCTGGTGAGCATCGCCCCCGGTGTTCAGCTCCATCGCGACGCAGCTTTGGCCCTCGACCGCCTGCTGGCTGCTGCTGCGGCTGACGGCATTGATTTACGCGTGCTGAGCGCGTATCGATCGATTGATTTGCAGAAGCAGATTTTCTTTGAGGTGAAATCGGAGCGCAATCAAAGTGCTCTCGAGCGTGCACAGGTGAGTGCGCCACCCGGCTTCTCTGAGCACAGCACCGGTTATGCCGTTGATCTCGGTGATGGACGTGCCCCTGGAACCAATCTCTCTGAGCGATTTGAGTCCACACCAGCCTTTGCCTGGCTGCAGGCCAATGCCAATCGCTATCACTACACACTTTCGTTTCCGGCTGGTAACCCCCAGGGGGTGAGTTACGAGCCTTGGCATTGGCGTTTTGAAGGCACTGCTGAGGCGCTTCAAACGTTCGAAGCCGCGCAGCGGCTCGGCCGCTGATGGCTTCCTTACCTGAATTGCTCGCCCCGGCTGGCTGCTGGGATTCACTCAAGGCCGCTGTCGCCAACGGGGCTGATGCCGTTTATTTCGGTGTGGAGCACTTCAATGCCCGCTTGCGGGCCGAAAACTTCCGCATAGACGATCTGCCAGAGGTGATGCAGTGGCTGCACAGCCGCGGCGTGAAGGGGTTTCTCGCCGTGAATGTGTTGATCTTTCCCTCTGAGCTGCAGCAGGCCACGGCGCTTTTGCTGGCGGCCCATGCCGCTGGGGTGGATGCCCTGATCGTGCAGGACATCGGCCTCGCCTGGATGGCACAGGAGCTCACACCATCTCTGGCTGTGCATGGCTCCACGCAGATGTCGATCAGCAGTGCCGCCGGGGTGGCGATGGCTGCAGACCTGGGTTGCAGCCGTGTGGTGCTGGCACGTGAGCTGAGCCTGCGCGATCTGCAGCGCATCCAAGCGCAGTTGCGTCGCCGCGGTCTTGAGATGCCGTTGGAGGTATTCGTTCACGGCGCCTTGTGTGTGGCTTATTCCGGTCAATGCCTCACCAGCGAAGCTCTTGGGCAGCGCAGCGCCAATCGGGGTGAGTGCGCTCAGGCGTGCCGCCTTCCGTATCAGTTGATCGTGGATGGCGAGGAGCGCGACCTGGGCGAGCAGCGGTATCTGATGTCGCCGCAAGACCTCGCCGCCTGGGATCTGTTGCCTCAATTGGCAGAGTGCGGCATCGCCAGCCTCAAGATCGAAGGGCGCTTGAAGGACGCCACCTATGTGGCCGCCGTAACCGACGCCTATCGCCAAGGCTTGGATCGGCTGGCCGGCAGCGGCGATGGCGTGATTGATGCTGATCACCTTCGCCGTCAGTTGGAGCTCAGCTTTTCGCGTGGTCTGAGCCATGGCTGGCTGGATGGGGTGAACCACCGGCAGCTGGTGCATGGCCGCTGGAGCAAAAAGCGGGGTCCCTGGCTCGGTCGTGTGGAGGCCGTTGAGCAGGGTGGCCTCCTTGTTCTGCAGACCACACAGGCCTTGAAGCGCGGCGATGGCGTGGTGTTTGAGGTGGCCAGCGCGGATCCGTTGCTGCCCCCACGCGAAGTGGGTGGCCGTTTGATGCAGGTGGATCGTCTTCACCGCGGCAGGGTCGCTGTGAAGCTCGGGCCAGGCCGCGTGGACCTTCGCGGCTTGAAGCCCGGCAGCCCCTGCTGGCTCACCAGTGATCCACAGCTGGAGCGGCAGCTGGAGCGGCTGGCCCAGTCTGAGGCGCCGGAGCTGCGCCGGCCGCTGCGGCTGCGGCTGACGGGGCAGCTCGGCCAACCCCTGATTCTCGAAGCAGCACCGATGCCCCACCTGGTGGGTGGTCCCTGGCGAGTTGCCTCCGATCAGGTGTTGGAGCCGGCCCGCGGCTCTTCTTTGGATCGAGACCGGCTGCTTCAACAGCTCGGGCGCCTAGGTGGAACGCCTTGGCGACTGGAGGAGCTGGAGCTTGAGCTGGAGGGCGCGTTGTTTCTGCCGGTCGCCCAGCTCAATCAAATGCGCCGTGCCCTGGTGGAGCTGTTGGCCGAGGCCGCTGGTTCCCCACCCACGGCGGATACGCCAGCCCCCGCTGCCCCCTCAGCCGAGATGGCCGTTGCGCAGCTGAACTCGATGCTGGCCGCAGCGGCCCAGCCTGACCGCAGCTGTGCTCCAGAACCGGTTCAGCTCAACGTGTTGGTGCGCAGCCTTGAGCAACTCGAGGCTCTGCGGGAGCTGCGGGTGCACCGCGTGATCGTGGACCTAGAGCACCCTGCCCAACTCCGGCAGGCGGTGCAGCTTGGGCGGGGAATCTGGCCCGGTGGCCTCTGGGCCGCGGGTCCTCGCATCACGCGACCGGATGAATCGTGGACCATCGAGCCGCTTCTGCGCGCTCAACCGGATGGCTTTCTGGTGCGTAACGCTGATCAACTGGAGCGACTCACGCCGGAGGCCCCATGCAGCGGTGATTTCTCCCTCAATGTTGCCAATCCGCTGAGCGCCCGCTGGTTGCTCCAGCGCTGGGGGTTGGAGTGGATTACAGCCAGCTATGACCTGGCTCTTGATCAGTTGCTGGCCCTGGTTCGGGGCTGCCCGCCCGGCGCTGTGGACATCACCCTGCACCAGCACATGCCTCTGTTCCACATGGAGCATTGCCTGTTCTGCGCCTTTCTCTCAGACGGTCATGACCACACCGACTGTGGCCGCCCCTGTGAACAGCACACCGTGACCTTGCGTGATCGCAGCGGCGCTGAGCATCCCCTGCGGGCTGACCTGGGCTGCCGCAACACGCTGTTTAACGGCCGTGCGCAAACGGCTGCTGAAGCCCTGCCTCAGTTTCTGGCTGCTGGTGTGCAGCGCCTAAGGCTCGAACTTCTCGACGACAGCCCCGCCGATACCGTGCGCCGTGTGGAGCTCTACCAGCGCGCGATCTGTGGAGAGATCAGTGGCCGAGCCGTATGGCAGCGCGAACAGCTCGAAAGCAAACTGGGAGTGACGCGGGGCACCTTGGCGGAGCGGCGCTGAGCCCTAACTCTCCTCGTAGGCACTGCGATAGATTTGCTTCACGCACCGTAGGGATTCTCCGGGTCACGCTGCAAGGCCGACCTACTGAAAAAGAGTCCAGCTCCGATCGCAGTGGTTCATGCCCTGCGGTCAGGCTCAGGGGTTCCAGACACCGTTCCACGCCAACGCCTGCGGCGTGCGCTTTTGAGATCAACCAGCACCACCCAATTTATGAGCGGCGAGCATCCGGGAACCCCGATTCGCAATATTGCAATCATTGCCCACGTTGACCATGGCAAAACCACACTTGTGGATGCCTTGTTGGCGCAGTCAGGCATTTTCCGAGACAACGAGGCGGTGCCCACCTGCGTGATGGACTCCAACGACCTGGAGCGTGAACGCGGCATCACCATCCTTTCCAAGAACACCGCGGTGGACTTTGAGGGGATCCGAATCAACATCGTGGATACACCTGGTCACGCTGACTTCGGTGGCGAAGTGGAGCGCGTGCTTGGCATGGTGGATGGCTGCCTGCTCATCGTTGATGCCAACGAGGGCCCGATGCCTCAGACCCGTTTTGTGCTGAAGAAGGCACTCGAGAAGGGTCTGCGTCCAATCGTGTTTGTGAACAAGATCGACCGTGCTCGCGTTGATCCCGAGCAAGCAGTGGACAAAGTGCTCGATCTCTTCCTCGAGCTCGGTGCTGACGACGATCAGTGCGACTTCCCGTATCTGTTCGGCAGCGGCATGGGTGGCTATGCCAAGCCCGATATGGCCACCGACAGCGACAACATGCGTCCGCTGTTCGATGCGATCCTGCGCCATGTTCCGCCCCCGGTGGGCGATCCCGAGAAGCCTCTCCAGCTTCAAGTCACCACGCTCGATTACAGCGATTTCCTTGGCCGGATCATGATCGGCCGCATCCACAACGGCACGATCAAGGCCGGTCAGCCCGTAGCTCTGCTGCGTGATGACGGCAGTGTGAAGCGTGGCCGGATTAGCAAGCTGCTCGGCTTCCAGGGTCTCCAGCGCGTGGAGATTGAGCAGGCCCGCGCCGGCGACCTCGTGGCTGTGGCTGGTTTCGACGAAGTGAATATCGGCGAAACCATCGCCTGCCCGGATGAGCCCAAGGCTCTTCCCTTGATCAAGGTGGATGAGCCCACGTTGCAGATGACCTTTGTGGTCAACGACTCACCCTTCGCCGGCAAAGAAGGCAAGTTCGTGACCAGCCGCCAAGTGCGTGATCGCCTCAATAAAGAGCTGCTCACCAACGTGGCGCTTCGGGTTGAAGACACCGACTCTCCAGATCGCTGGTCAGTGAGTGGCCGTGGCGAACTCCATTTGGGCATCCTGATCGAAACCATGCGCCGCGAAGGCTATGAGTTTCAGGTGAGCCAGCCTCAGGTGATTTTCCGCACCATCGATGGCACTCCCTCTGAGCCCTTCGAAACCCTCGTGCTCGATGTGCCCGAAGAAGCCGTAGGCGCCTGCATCGAAAAACTCGGCATCCGCAAGGCTGAGATGCAGAACATGGAGAACACCAACGATGGCCGTACGCAGCTGGAGTTTGTCGTTCCCTCCCGCGGCCTGATCGGCTTCCGCGGAGAGTTCATCCGTGCCACCCGCGGTGAGGGGATCATGAGCCATTCCTTCCTCGATTACCGCCCGATGCAGGGCGAGTTCGAGACACGCCGCAACGGCGTGCTGATCGCCTTCGAGGAAGGCACCGCCACCTTCTATGCCCTCAAGAACGCTGAAGATCGCGGCCAGTTCTTCATTACCCCTGGAACCAAGGTGTACAAGGGCATGCTGGTGGGTGAAAACAACCGCCCGCAGGATCTTGAGCTCAACGTCTGCAAGACCAAGCAGCTCACCAACATGCGCTCAGCCGGTGCTGAAGAGCTCGACACCCTTCAGGCCCCGATGCAGATGACCCTGGAGAGGGCCCTTGAGTACATCGGCCCCGATGAGATGCTCGAGGTGACACCCGAATCGATCCGGCTGCGGAAGCTCCCTGTGAAAAAGCCGGCCCGCCGCTGAGTTCCGTTGTCGCACGAGCCTCTCTCTGAGGAAGCCAGCCTGATGGTCGATCCCCGCTTCGGGGAGGCCGTCAGGCTTTTCAATGCCGGCGAGTGGTACGCCTGCCACGATGGCTTCGAAGAGCTTTGGCATGAAACCCAATCCCCCTGCAGGCGTGTGCTCCAGGGAATCCTGCAGATCGCTGTGGCCCATCTCCATCTCGAGCGCGGTAATCGCCGCGGAGCCACGGTGCTCCTCGGGGAGGGGCTTGGTCGTTTGCACAGCGCCGGCCCTGAGGCCCTGGGACTTGATTTAGAGATCCTGCGTGACGCAGCCCGCTCCCGCTTGCAGGCGCTGCAGCAGGAGCTGGATCCTGAGGAGCTGCCGTTACCCCGGCTTCAGGCGATTTGCGCAGATGCCTGATGGGCCGGTCGAACTGAGCGATACGATGGCGTCATCCAGTTCAACCGGGGCGGGGGTCGCCGCAGCGCGCAGCATGCCCAAATACGCCTCTCTGGTTGCCGCAGTCCTGTTGATCTCTGCCCCATTGGTGCAGCGGCCAGTCTTGGGGCAATCGGATCCAGATCTAGCCCCAGCTCCAGTTGCCGCACCTTCTGATGGGCCGGTCCCTCAGCCAGCGGCTGAGCTTGCGCTCCCAGCTGATGCAGAGCCTGAATCGCCGCAGCCTGAACCCGAGCAACCGGCGCGCATCAGCACCGGCTTGGTCACGATCGAATCTGACCAACAGCGCGCTGATCAGCTCACCGGTGTGGTGACTGCCACGGGCAATGTGCGCATTGTTTATCCCGATGAGCGGGTGGTGGCCACGGCGCGTCAGGCCCAATACTTCAGCAAGGAGAACCGGGTGGTTCTTAGTGGTGATGTCGACATCGTGCAGGAGGGCGGCAACCTCATCCGCGCTGAGCGGGTGGTCTACCTGGTGGATGGCGAGCGGCTGATTGCGATCCCTCCCAGCGGCCAGCAGGTGTTCAGCCGCCTGAAGATTCAGCAGAAACCAGCTCCGCAGCCTCTGCCTAGCCAGCCAGCGGCGGTTCAGCCATGAGCCTGGTGCTTGATCAGGTGGCCCTCACCATCGCAGGGCGGCCGCTGGTGAAACAGGTGAGCCTCAACCTCAATCCCGGCGAGGTTGTTGGTTTGCTCGGTCCAAATGGAGCCGGCAAAACCACCACCTTCAACCTGGTGACAGGCCTGCTCCGGCCTGATTCCGGTGCTGTGGTGATGGATGAGCAGTCGGTCGCGGCCCTGTCGATGCCTGAACGTGCGCGACTGGGGATCGGCTATCTACCTCAGGAAGCGAGTGTGTTTCGCAATCTCAGCGTTCACGACAACTTGATGCTGGCGTTGCAGGAAAGCGGTGCACCTCAGAACCAACGTCGTCAGCGCGTGCAGCAGTTGGTCGATGATTTCCACCTAAGGCCTTTTGTACAACGCCGGGGTTTTCAATTATCGGGAGGTGAGCGCCGGCGCTGCGAGGTGGCCCGCGCCCTCGCTGTTGGCGTCCATGGCCCGCGTTATCTGCTGCTTGATGAACCCTTTGCAGGCGTTGATCCCTTGGCGGTCGCTGATCTGCAGGGGCTAATCGCCCGGTTGCGCGATCGCGGCATGGGCATCCTGATCACCGATCACAACGTGCGCGAAACCCTGGCGATTACCGATCGCGCTTACATCCTCACGGAGGGCAGCATTCTCGCCAGTGGCCCCTCACGCGAGATGGCCAATGATGCGTTGGTGCGTCGTCACTACCTCGGGGAGGATTTCCGCCTGTGAGCGACGGCCTGTTCTCGATTCAGCCCCTGCAGCGCCTTGGCCAGCGGCTGCTGCGTCAGTGGCAGCGCCTGCCCTTGATGGATCGGTGGCTCTCCTCTGAGTTGCTCGGTCCGCTGTTGTTTGGTGTCGCTGCCTTCACGGCAGTGTCGCTGTCGGTGGGGGTGGTGTTCGAGTTGGTACGCAAGGTGGCCGAGGCTGGACTGCCTCCACTGGTGGCCATGCAGGTGCTCGGTTTACGCCTGCCGGGCTTCTTGGTGCTGTCGTTCCCGATGGCCACGCTGATGGCCACCTTGCTGGCGTTCAGCCGTCTCTCCAGTTCCAGTGAACTCACGGCTTTGCGCAGCATCGGTGTACCCACCTGGCGCATGGTGGTGCCAGCCCTGGTGGTGGCCACATTGATGACGCTGCTCACGTTCGTGTTCAACGATGTGATTGTTCCAAGCGCCAATGTGGCCGCAGCCGACACGCTGGATTCGGCACTCGGTCGCTCGATTGCGGCGGAGCGCGGCGACAACGTGGTGTATTCCCGTTATGCCCAGATCACCACCGTTGATGAAGACGGCAAGGAGCGCACGAACAACGATCTGGCTCAGCTGTTTTATTCCCGCCGCTTCCGCGAGGGCAAGATGTATGAGGTCACGCTGGTGGACTTCACCAAGGCAGGTCACCAGCAGCTACTGATTGCCAAAACCGGCGTATGGAACGACGCCCGCAGCATGTGGGAGTTCCGCGATGGCCGCATCGTGGATATCGACAGCGCCAACAATCGCACCACGTCAGCCGATTTTGATCGCTACTACTACCCCTTTACCAAGGCCCCCCTCGATGTCGGCAAGTTGCCCAGTGACGCAGCTCAAATGACCGTTGCCCAGGCTTGGCGTGCCGAGCGTTTGCTGGAGCAGGCCGGCGATCGCAAAGAGGCCAGGCGTCTGCGTGTGCGGATTCAGGAGAAATTTGCGTTCCCTGCGATCTGCCTGGTCTTCGGTTTGATCGGCAGCAGCCTTGGGGTGCGTCCCAACGCCCGCACGAGCCGTAGTCAGGGCTTCGGAATCAGTGTGTTGCTGATTTTCGGCTACTACCTGATGTCGTTCATCTTCAGCTCACTGGGGATCAAGGGCACTCTGCTTCCCTTCTTTGCTGCCTGGATGCCGGTGCTGATCGGCTTGAGCGGTGGTTTGGTTCTGTTGCGCCAGGCCAGTCGCTGACGCAATCCTCGCGGCAGACTGGCCCCACGGTTCTGCCTTTCCCTTGCCCCCCTCCGCAGCGTTCGTGACCGATCCGGTTCTTGCCCTTGGCCTTGGCGCCTTCGCCTTGCTGTTGATCGCTTTACCTCTGGCGTTCTGGAGCGTGAGTGGCTCCGGCCAGGGGAGCCAGGCTGTGCGTTGGATGGTGGCCGCTGCCAACCTGGCGCTGACGGCTCAACTGGTGTTGCGTTGGTGGCAGTCGGGCCACTTCCCGATCAGCAACCTTTACGAATCCCTTTGCTTCCTGGCCTGGGCCTGCACCCTCACCCAGCTCTTGGTGGAGCGCAGCTTTCCCTCGCCCATCGTTGCAGCGGCGGCCACTCCCATGGGCTTGGGTTGTGTGGCCTTTGCCAGCTTCGCCCTGCCGGATCAGCTGCAACAAGCCGCTCCTCTGGTGCCGGCTCTGCGTTCCAGCTGGCTGGTGATGCATGTGAGCGTGATCATGGTGAGCTATGCGGCCCTGTTGGTGGGCTCGCTGGTGTCGCTCGCGGTGCTGTTCACCGATCGCGGCCAACAGCTTGAGCTGCGCAGCAGTTCGATCGGTAGCGGCGCCTTTCGCCAAGCCAGCCTGGCCACCAATGCGGGCTCCGCTGGCAGTTTGCAACTCAGCAGCGCCAGCCTTTCGCTCAGCGAGCAACTGGACAGCCTCAGCTACCGCACGATCACCGTGGGCTTCTTGCTCCTTTCAATCGGCATCGTGAGCGGTGCTGTGTGGGCGAATGAAGCCTGGGGTAGCTGGTGGAGTTGGGATCCCAAAGAAACCTGGGCGTTGATCTGCTGGCTCGTCTACGCCGCCTACTTGCACACCCGTCTCAGCCGTGGCTGGCAGGGTCGTAAACCGGCTCTCGTGGCGGTGGCTGGCTTGGTTGTGATTTGCGTCTGCTACATCGGCGTGAATCTGCTCGGCATCGGCTTGCATAGCTACGGCTGGTTTCTGAGCGCTTGATGTCCATAACAACGAAAAACCCCGAATCGATGCAAGCAGCATGGATTCGGGGTTTTGTTGCTGTGGCCTGCGGCGCAGGCCTGTCCACGAGCGAGATCGATCAGGCGGCGACAGCCACCGGGCGCTTGCTATTGCGGATGCCGGTGATTGCATCGGCGTAACTGGGCTGGTTGAACACACCAGAGCCGCTCACGATCGCGTTGGCGCCGGCTTCAATCACCTGCCAGGCGTTCGCGGCCTTGATGCCGCCATCCACCTCGATCCACGGGTCGAGGCCGCGCTCGTCACACATGCGGCGCAGGTCGCGGATCTTCTGAACTTGGCTCTCGATGAAGCTCTGACCGCCGAAGCCGGGGTTCACGCTCATCACCAACACCAGGTCGCACAGCTCAAGGCAGTACTCGAGCGTGTCGATCGGGGTGCCAGGGTTCAGCACGGCGCCGGCCTTCTTGCCCAGATCTTTGATCTGACCAAGGTTGCGGTGCAGGTGGGTGCAGGCTTCCACTTGCACAGAAATGATGTCGGCTCCGGCCTTGGCGAAATCGGCCACGTATTTCTCGGGCTCCACGATCATCAGGTGCACATCCAGAGGCTTCTGGGTCACCGGGCGCAGGGCCTCAACGATCAGGGGGCCGATGGTGATGTTGGGCACGAACCGGCCATCCATCACGTCCACGTGAATCCAGTCGGCACCGGCCTGGTCAACCGCACGCACGTCATCACCGAGGCGTGAGAAGTCAGCCGACAGGATCGACGGTGAGATCACCAGGGGTTTGGTGCTCATGGCAAGGCGTGAGGCGTGGGGAGCACGATTGTAGGAATGCACCTTCCAACAGCCTTTCAAGGCCCGATCGATTCGCGAGGGATCACCGGGGAAGCACTGATACAGTTGGCGGCGCTTCGAGCCTGAGAGGCCTTGGTGGTGCTGGCCGAACCGGCTTTCAGGCGGTTCTAACGGCAGCGCTCTTCAGTTCCTCTGGGCCCTGACCGTCCTTTCCCTTCGCCGCACCGCCGTGGATCGCACCCTGATTCAAGAAATTCTCGAGGTTGTTGAGCAGGCTGGGATCGCTTCCGCCAAGCTCACCGGCATGGGCCTCAAGAATGAGGCTGACGCCGCCGCTGTTGAAGCGATGCGCGAGCGGATGTACAAGATCCAGATGCAGGGCCGCATCGTGATCGGTGAGGGCGAGCGCGATGAAGCGCCGATGCTTTACATCGGTGAAGAAGTGGGTAGCGGCACTGGTCCGGGCGTTGATTTCGCTGTGGACCCCTGCGAAGGCACCAACCTCTGCGCCAACAGCCAGCCCGGCTCGATGGCGGTGCTCGCTGCTTCCGATCGTGGCGGTCTGTTCAACGCCCCCGACTTCTATATGAAGAAGCTGGCCGCCCCCCCGGCAGCCAAGGGCAAGGTGGACATTCGCAAGTCGGCCACTGAGAACATCGAAATCCTCAGCCAGTGCCTTGGCATCCCCAAGGATGAGCTGGTGATCGTGGTGATGGACCGCGCCCGCCACAAGGATCTGATCAAGGAGATCCGTTCCACCGGTGCCCGTGTTCAGCCCATTTCTGATGGTGACGTGCAGGCTGCCATTGCCTGTGGTTTTGCCGGTACCGGCACCCACTGCCTGATGGGCATCGGCGCTGCTCCTGAAGGCGTGATCTCCGCTGCCGCTCTGCGCGCCCTGGGTGGTCACTTCCAGGGTCAGCTGGTGTATGACCCGGCGGTGGCTCAGACCTCTGAGTGGGAAGGTTTGACCAAGGAAGGCAACCTGGCTCGCCTGGCCGAGATGGGCATCAGCGATCCCGACCGCATCTACGAGGCCGAGGAGCTGGCCTGCGGCGAAAACGTGGTGTTCGCAGCCACGGGCATCACCGACGGTCTGCTGTTTGACGGCGTGAAGTTCGAGAAGGACTGCACCCGCACCAGCTCCCTGGTGATCAGCACCCTCGACAACACCGCCCGCTTCACCACCACCGTGCACATCAAGGACGGCGCCCAGAGCATCGCTCTGCGCTGATCGTTCAGGCTCAGGCCGGGTCGCCTTTCAGGCTTCTCGGCCCTTCCCGAGTTCCGTTCTCTCCAGATCAGTTCCGCCTCCATGCACATTGCCGTCGTCGGCCTCAGTCACCGCACGGCCCCGGTTGAGATCCGGGAGCGGCTCAGCATCGCGGAGCAGTCGATGGAGGAATCGCTGCAACGCCTGCGTGCCAGCGACGATGTGCTGGAGGCATCGATCCTCAGCACCTGTAATCGGCTGGAGATCTACACCCTGTTGCGCCACCCCGAACAAGGGGTGAGTGCCGTGGGCAGTTTTTTGAGCGATCACTCCGGTCTTGAGGTTGAGCAGCTCACGCCACACCTCTTCACTTATCACCATGAGGCCGCGGTTGAGCACTTGATGCGGGTGGCTGCAGGCCTTGATTCGCTAGTGCTCGGCGAAGGACAGATCCTGTCTCAGGTGAAGAAGATGGTGCGCCTGGGCCAGGAACACCGCTCGATCGGTCCGATTCTCAACCGCCTGCTTTCCCAGGCTGTAAGCACTGGAAAACGGGTGCGCAGCGAAACAAATCTCGGCACTGGTGCTGTGTCGATCAGTTCCGCTGCCGTGGAGTTGGCACAGCTCAAGGTTGGTCAGGCTCGTGGTGTCGACGATCTGGTGCCCTTAGACCAGGAGCAGATTGCTGTGGTGGGTGCGGGGCGCATGGCACGCCTGTTGCTGCAACACCTCCAGGCCAAGGGCGCCCGCGGCGTTGTGTTGCTCAATCGCACGGTGCAGCGCGCTGAACTGATGGCCGCTGATTTCCCTGGCTTGCC
Coding sequences:
- the rpe gene encoding ribulose-phosphate 3-epimerase, translated to MSTKPLVISPSILSADFSRLGDDVRAVDQAGADWIHVDVMDGRFVPNITIGPLIVEALRPVTQKPLDVHLMIVEPEKYVADFAKAGADIISVQVEACTHLHRNLGQIKDLGKKAGAVLNPGTPIDTLEYCLELCDLVLVMSVNPGFGGQSFIESQVQKIRDLRRMCDERGLDPWIEVDGGIKAANAWQVIEAGANAIVSGSGVFNQPSYADAITGIRNSKRPVAVAA
- a CDS encoding glutamyl-tRNA reductase, which translates into the protein MHIAVVGLSHRTAPVEIRERLSIAEQSMEESLQRLRASDDVLEASILSTCNRLEIYTLLRHPEQGVSAVGSFLSDHSGLEVEQLTPHLFTYHHEAAVEHLMRVAAGLDSLVLGEGQILSQVKKMVRLGQEHRSIGPILNRLLSQAVSTGKRVRSETNLGTGAVSISSAAVELAQLKVGQARGVDDLVPLDQEQIAVVGAGRMARLLLQHLQAKGARGVVLLNRTVQRAELMAADFPGLPVQCRPLTDLDHCLSTCSLVFTSTGADDPIITPDRLGRLNRRSSLMLVDIGVPRNIAAGVADLSGVDSYDVDDLQEVVARNQEARREIAAEAEGMLRQEGRDFLDWWDGLEAVPVANRLRTQLEEIREQELQKALSRMGPDLSARERKVVEALSKGIINKILHTPVTNLRSPQPRQQRHQAMKVLQDLFELHDSQE
- the glpX gene encoding class II fructose-bisphosphatase; the protein is MDRTLIQEILEVVEQAGIASAKLTGMGLKNEADAAAVEAMRERMYKIQMQGRIVIGEGERDEAPMLYIGEEVGSGTGPGVDFAVDPCEGTNLCANSQPGSMAVLAASDRGGLFNAPDFYMKKLAAPPAAKGKVDIRKSATENIEILSQCLGIPKDELVIVVMDRARHKDLIKEIRSTGARVQPISDGDVQAAIACGFAGTGTHCLMGIGAAPEGVISAAALRALGGHFQGQLVYDPAVAQTSEWEGLTKEGNLARLAEMGISDPDRIYEAEELACGENVVFAATGITDGLLFDGVKFEKDCTRTSSLVISTLDNTARFTTTVHIKDGAQSIALR